Proteins found in one Numida meleagris isolate 19003 breed g44 Domestic line chromosome 25, NumMel1.0, whole genome shotgun sequence genomic segment:
- the FANCE gene encoding Fanconi anemia group E protein: MELPWLQLLAKPCRLLLYALSSGPTGTLAALRALQRVEAQEGPGQAFPWRSFVDALCAEEPTLEGPDGALAVKPRLLLLPVVCQRNLFTLLHAVAAVVPTDCLRQLLHAAGQDPQPDPWVQALGVLLLRGEESSSPPPSALTATCQQQLRCLCQKIAQSKAEGQRKLKWCFSKQDGDAAGCVLPGGKRKKVLEESLELSEEREGKRPLLEDAVFELQGGLDGTGGVGEEVPGETSGDGSAQSPAGAALESPPQDADKEPRRISGPDVAVEVQSFIQMHGPRLKMLLLQEAHHTELSIPPELHILNSCSPSQLEGLCSFLQLSTCPEQLLVRFCSWLLSLTPDLSYASAAVLAEQLFLPRVLSLAQPPSRHLMAALTSFCSKYSEPFCQVLVAPVLQEPGQGTEQIKLVCELVEECLEPDSVRMVLGQVLAVPLSEKLLPVVLAVLGRQELLPSELFDLLVLTLCRQAPAFTASLSYAKLVTAIVTTYRSQLTPSHRSRLAAALDGSNAALRRSLQAVLEGAPGR; this comes from the exons ATGGAGctcccctggctgcagctcctggccaAGCCCTGCCGCCTGCTGCTCTACGCTCTCTCCTCCGGCCCCACTGGGACGCTGGCTGCTCTCCGTGCACTGCAGCGGGTGGAGGCCCAGGAAGGACCGGGGCAGGCGTTCCCCTGGCGGAGCTTTGTGGACGCACTGTGCGCGGAGGAGCCGACGCTGGAGGGGCCGGATGGGGCCCTGGCTGT CAAACCACGGCTGCTGTTGCTCCCTGTCGTGTGCCAGAGGAACCTCTTCACCCTGCTGCATGCAGTAGCAGCAGTGGTACCCACAGACTGCCTCCGCcagctgctgcatgctgcagggcaggacCCCCAGCCGGACCCCTGGGTGCAGGCActgggggtgctgctgctgcggggAGAGGAGAgctcctccccacctccctctGCCCTGACGGccacctgccagcagcagctcaggtgtCTGTGCCAGAAAATTgcccagagcaaagcagaggggcAAAGGAAACTGAAGTGGTGCTTCAGCAAGCAGGACGGGGATGCGGCTGGTTGCGTGCTCCCAGGGGGGAAGCGCAAGAAGGTGCTGGAGGAAAGTCTGGAGCTGAgtgaggagagggaggggaagaggcCGCTGCTGGAGGATGCGGTGTTTGAGCTGCAGGGAGGTCTGGATGGCACAGGAGGAGTGGGAGAGGAGGTGCCTGGGGAGACATCAGGGGATGGATCAGCGCAGAGCCcggctggggctgccctggaAAGCCCCCCACAGGACGCAGACAAGGAGCCCAGGAGGATTTCAGGGCCGGACGTGGCAGTGGAAGTCCAGTCCTTTATCCAG ATGCATGGACCGAGgctgaaaatgctgctgctgcaagaggCCCAC cacacagagctgagcaTCCCACCTGAGCTGCACATCCTCAACAGCTGCTCTCCAAGCCAG CTCGAGGGGCTGTgctccttcctccagctctccACGTGtccagagcagctcctggtgcgGTTCTGCAGCTGGTTGCTGTCTCTCACACCTGACCTCAGCTATGCCAGCGCGGCTGTCCTGGCTGAGCAGCTCTTCCTCCCACGA GTCCTGTCCCTTGCACAGCCACCCTCCCGCCACCTTATGGCTGCCCTCACCTCGTTCTGCTCAAAGTACTCGGAGCCCTTCTGTCAGGTCCTGGTGGCTCCAGTCCTGCAGGAGCCGGGGCAAG GCACTGAGCAGATCAAGCTGGTGTGTGAGCTCGTAGAGGAGTGCCTGGAGCCTGACTCTGTGAGAATGGTGCTGGG CCAGGTGCTGGCGGTCCCTCTGTCTGAGAAGCTGCTGCCGgtggtgctggcagtgctggggaggcag gagctgctgccctctgaGCTCTTCGACCTCCTGGTGCTCACCCTGTGCCGGCAGGCCCCAGCCTTCACCGCATCGCTGAGCTACGCCAAGCTGGTAACAGCCATAGTCACCACGTACCGCAGCCAG ctcaccCCGTCCCACCGCAGCCgtctggcagcagctctggatgGCAGCAACGCGGCCCTGAGGAGAtctctgcaggcagtgctggaaggaGCGCCGGGCag gTGA
- the LOC110388163 gene encoding probable E3 ubiquitin-protein ligase makorin-1 isoform X3 — protein sequence MARRAPRLGTALRDGAARPHLKGLRRDPSSPAPSKTMETAWAQRLEDPTEHGAAAAPAPTADLRAHSEAVVCGICMEQVYGKALPEERLFGILPSCSHAFCLGCIRTWRRSRDFPRAVIKACPECRLTSPYYIPHKYWVSDGDEKQQLIKSFKARMGKIRCKFFTRNRGRCPFGSDCIYLHELPRGRPPPRRGRQRPRMRAERSPSPSESSDEEEDEFHMVEWAVTSALLELDLLYTSYSCEMFFGDGSDSD from the exons GCCCCCACCTGAAGGGGCTGAGACGGGATCCCAGTTCCCCAGCCCCCAGCAAAACAATGGAGACAGCGTGGGCTCAGCGCCTGGAG gaCCCCACGGAGCACGGTGCTGCCGCAGCTCCGGCGCCCACCGCAGATCTGAGGGCACACAGCGAGGCCGTGGTGTGCGGCATCTGCATGGAGCAGGTGTATGGGAAGGCGCTGCCAGAGGAGCGGCTCTTTGGGatcctccccagctgcagccacgcgttctgcctgggctgcatccgCACGTGGCGACGCAGCCGGGACTTCCCAAGAGCGGTCATCAA GGCCTGCCCGGAGTGCCGGCTCACCTCTCCCTACTACATCCCCCACAAGTACTGGGTCTCGGATGgagatgagaagcagcagctcatcAAAAGCTTCAAGGCACGGATGGG GAAAATCAGGTGCAAGTTCTTCACACGGAACCGCGGCCGCTGCCCATTCGGGTCCGACTGCATCTACCTGCATGAGCTGCCTCGTGGGCGACCACCGCCGCGGCGTGGCCGGCAGCGCCCGAGGATGCGCGCT GAACGCAGCCCCTCTCCGTCAGAGAGCTCTgatgaggaagaagatgagTTCCACATGGTCGAATGGGCTGTCACCAGCGCTCTGCTGGAGTTGGACTTGCTGTACACAAGTTATAGCTGTGAGATGTTCTTTGGGGACGGCAGCGACTCAGACTGA